The Juglans microcarpa x Juglans regia isolate MS1-56 chromosome 8S, Jm3101_v1.0, whole genome shotgun sequence genome has a window encoding:
- the LOC121244615 gene encoding dehydrogenase/reductase SDR family member FEY-like isoform X1: protein MASSASGEVKEEEEKKLKQKQKQRRTKKERLGWIEWVRGWFNVIYEMLFQRIIASHLQNPLPLPPLSDLTCIVTGSTSGIGREIARQLAEAGAHVVMAVRNPKAANELIQKWQNEWSGMGLPLNIEVMELDLLSLDSVARFSEAWNARLGPLHVLINNAGIFSIGEPQKFSKDGYEEHIQVNHLAPALLSVLLLPSLIRGSPSRIVNVNSIMHYVGFVDVEDMNCVSGKRKYTSLVGYTSSKLAEVMFSSVLHKRLPAEAGISVLCVSPGIVHTNVARDLPKIVQAAYHLIPYFIFNAQEGSRSALFAATDPQVPEYCELLKADEWPVCAFLSQDCRPTNPSEEAHNVETSYQVWEKTLEMIGLPSDAVERLIEGEEVICRYGR, encoded by the exons ATAGAATGGGTGAGAGGGTGGTTCAATGTTATATACGAAATGCTGTTCCAGAGAATTATCGCCAGCCACTTGCAGAACCCTTTGCCTTTACCTCCCCTCAGCGATCTCACCTGCATTGTCACCGGTTCCACAAGCGGTATCGGCCGCGAAATCGCCAG GCAACTGGCGGAGGCAGGGGCGCACGTTGTGATGGCTGTGAGGAACCCCAAAGCGGCTAACGAATTGATCCAGAAGTGGCAGAACGAATGGTCCGGAATGGGCCTTCCTCTCAATATCGAG GTGATGGAGCTTGATCTTCTCTCTTTGGATTCCGTTGCGAGATTTTCCGAAGCATGGAATGCACGTTTGGGACCTTTGCACGTTCTTATTAACAATGCGGGGATATTTTCCATCGGAG AGCCACAAAAATTCTCAAAAGATGGGTATGAAGAACACATCCAAGTGAATCACCTTGCTCCAGCATTGCTTTCAGTATTGCTGCTGCCATCTCTTATCAGAGGTTCTCCGAGTCGAATCGTTAATGTTAATTCCATT ATGCATTATGTTGGCTTTGTTGACGTAGAAGATATGAATTGTGTTTCTGGAAAAAGGAAATATACGAGCTTAGTGGGATACACGAGCAGCAAGCTAGCAGAG GTTATGTTTAGCAGTGTCCTCCACAAGCGGCTGCCTGCTGAAGCTGGCATTAGTGTATTATGTGTATCTCCTGGAATTGTCCATACAAATGTT GCCAGGGATCTTCCCAAAATTGTTCAAGCGGCTTATCATCTGATACCCTATTTTATCTTTAATGCCCAAGAAG GTTCAAGGAGTGCTCTTTTTGCGGCCACAGATCCTCAAGTCCCAGAGTACTGTGAGTTGTTGAAGGCAGACGAGTGGCCCGTTTGTGCTTTCCTTTCTCAAGATTGTCGTCCTACAAACCCTTCAGAGGAAGCACATAACGTTGAGACATCATACCAAGTTTGGGAGAAGACATTAGAGATGATTGGCCTTCCTTCAGATGCTGTGGAGAGGCTTATAGAAGGGGAAGAAGTTATATGCCGATATGGGAGGTAA
- the LOC121244615 gene encoding dehydrogenase/reductase SDR family member FEY-like isoform X2, translating into MASSASGEVKEEEEKKLKQKQKQRRTKKERLGWIEWVRGWFNVIYEMLFQRIIASHLQNPLPLPPLSDLTCIVTGSTSGIGREIARQLAEAGAHVVMAVRNPKAANELIQKWQNEWSGMGLPLNIEVMELDLLSLDSVARFSEAWNARLGPLHVLINNAGIFSIGEPQKFSKDGYEEHIQVNHLAPALLSVLLLPSLIRGSPSRIVNVNSIVMFSSVLHKRLPAEAGISVLCVSPGIVHTNVARDLPKIVQAAYHLIPYFIFNAQEGSRSALFAATDPQVPEYCELLKADEWPVCAFLSQDCRPTNPSEEAHNVETSYQVWEKTLEMIGLPSDAVERLIEGEEVICRYGR; encoded by the exons ATAGAATGGGTGAGAGGGTGGTTCAATGTTATATACGAAATGCTGTTCCAGAGAATTATCGCCAGCCACTTGCAGAACCCTTTGCCTTTACCTCCCCTCAGCGATCTCACCTGCATTGTCACCGGTTCCACAAGCGGTATCGGCCGCGAAATCGCCAG GCAACTGGCGGAGGCAGGGGCGCACGTTGTGATGGCTGTGAGGAACCCCAAAGCGGCTAACGAATTGATCCAGAAGTGGCAGAACGAATGGTCCGGAATGGGCCTTCCTCTCAATATCGAG GTGATGGAGCTTGATCTTCTCTCTTTGGATTCCGTTGCGAGATTTTCCGAAGCATGGAATGCACGTTTGGGACCTTTGCACGTTCTTATTAACAATGCGGGGATATTTTCCATCGGAG AGCCACAAAAATTCTCAAAAGATGGGTATGAAGAACACATCCAAGTGAATCACCTTGCTCCAGCATTGCTTTCAGTATTGCTGCTGCCATCTCTTATCAGAGGTTCTCCGAGTCGAATCGTTAATGTTAATTCCATT GTTATGTTTAGCAGTGTCCTCCACAAGCGGCTGCCTGCTGAAGCTGGCATTAGTGTATTATGTGTATCTCCTGGAATTGTCCATACAAATGTT GCCAGGGATCTTCCCAAAATTGTTCAAGCGGCTTATCATCTGATACCCTATTTTATCTTTAATGCCCAAGAAG GTTCAAGGAGTGCTCTTTTTGCGGCCACAGATCCTCAAGTCCCAGAGTACTGTGAGTTGTTGAAGGCAGACGAGTGGCCCGTTTGTGCTTTCCTTTCTCAAGATTGTCGTCCTACAAACCCTTCAGAGGAAGCACATAACGTTGAGACATCATACCAAGTTTGGGAGAAGACATTAGAGATGATTGGCCTTCCTTCAGATGCTGTGGAGAGGCTTATAGAAGGGGAAGAAGTTATATGCCGATATGGGAGGTAA